Proteins found in one Acipenser ruthenus chromosome 18, fAciRut3.2 maternal haplotype, whole genome shotgun sequence genomic segment:
- the LOC131698522 gene encoding acyl-coenzyme A thioesterase 1-like: MRLFSSLKVGLAVRKPAAFYFNWVWRRFVSAGSGLKMSPVNLRVEPDSKCLFDRPVTVKVDGLAPLQLVTLRATLTDEKGDIFSSSARYQSDGKGRLDLSESPALGGDYSGVQPMGFLWALKPQSPWRRLMKRDVTTPYKVDIEVRSGGEAVGKDTPGPLLASCAHERGFIGQGVRRVPVREGRIRATLFLPPGEGPFPGLVDLGGTAGGLLEYRSSLLAGHGFAAMALAYFGFEDLPERMWELHLEYFEEALRYLQALPQVRRGGVGVVGISKGADLALSVASFLPGVSAVVSVAGCNANFMTPLQCGGSTLLPGLGMCLERVRVDEALGGVLDLSDCYEDPRDPSLQGCVVPIERASARFLFLVGEDDQNWPSTLYAAEAARRLGTHGRAPPEVMSFPGAGHLLEPPYFPHCHASFHKLVGAPLLWGGQPQPHAVAQEQAWSRVLSFLKESLPGEVARSRL; the protein is encoded by the exons ATGCGGCTATTCAGTTCACTGAAGGTGGGGCTAGCAGTGAGAAAACccgctgcattttattttaactggGTCTGGCGGCGCTTTGTGAGCGCCGGTAGCGGGTTGAAAATGTCACCGGTAAACCTGAGAGTGGAGCCCGACTCGAAGTGTCTCTTCGACCGGCCCGTGACGGTGAAAGTGGACGGTCTGGCCCCGCTTCAGTTGGTGACACTGCGGGCGACGTTGACTGACGAGAAGGGAGACATCTTCAGCTCATCCGCCCGCTATCAGTCGGACGGGAAGGGGCGGCTGGATCTCTCCGAGTCCCCCGCTCTAGGAGGTGACTATTCCGGGGTACAGCCCATGGGCTTTCTGTGGGCTCTCAAGCCGCAGAGCCCGTGGAGAAGGCTGATGAAAAGGGACGTGACGACACCGTACAAGGTGGATATCGAGGTCCGGTCCGGTGGGGAAGCCGTGGGGAAGGACACCCCTGGGCCGCTGCTTGCCTCCTGCGCACACGAGCGGGGGTTCATCGGCCAGGGCGTGAGGAGGGTGCCGGTGAGAGAGGGGCGCATCCGGGCAACGCTCTTTCTGCCGCCCG GCGAGGGTCCGTTCCCGGGGCTGGTTGACCTGGGCGGGACGGCGGGGGGGCTGCTCGAATATCGCTCCAGCTTGCTGGCAGGGCACGGCTTCGCTGCGATGGCCCTGGCGTACTTCGGGTTCGAGGACCTCCCGGAGAGGATGTGGGAGCTCCACCTGGAGTACTTCGAGGAGGCGCTGCGGTACCTCCAGGCTCTGCCGCAG GTGCGCCGGGGCGGTGTGGGCGTGGTCGGTATCTCGAAGGGTGCGGACCTGGCTCTCTCCGTGGCCAGCTTCCTGCCCGGAGTCTCAGCGGTGGTCAGCGTGGCCGGCTGCAACGCCAACTTCATGACCCCGCTGCAGTGTGGGGGGTCGACGCTGCTGCCCGGCCTGGGCATGTGTCTGGAGCGGGTTCGAGTGGACGAGGCCCTGGGGGGGGTGCTGGACTTGTCGGACTGCTACGAGGACCCCCGGGACCCCTCCCTGCAGGGCTGCGTGGTGCCCATCGAGAGGGCCAGCGCCAGGTTCTTGTTCCTGGTGGGCGAGGACGATCAGAACTGGCCCAGCACGCTGTACGCCGCGGAGGCAGCGCGGAGGCTGGGGACTCATGGCAGGGCCCCCCCTGAGGTGATGAGCTTCCCCGGGGCCGGACACCTCCTGGAGCCCCCCTACTTCCCGCACTGCCACGCCTCCTTCCACAAGCTCGTGGGAGCCCCCCTGCTGTGGGGAGGGCAGCCCCAGCCTCACGCAGTCGCGCAGGAGCAGGCCTGGAGCAGGGTGCTGAGCTTCCTGAAGGAGAGTCTGCCGGGGGAGGTGGCGCGGAGCAGGCTGTGA